DNA sequence from the Littorina saxatilis isolate snail1 linkage group LG9, US_GU_Lsax_2.0, whole genome shotgun sequence genome:
ctctctcagagaAGCAATGAACACGCGATGATGTTCCCCACAGAAACAGTCAACAAAAATAGTAAATCTTTTTAGAGAAAAGCCAGTCCTACCACCGTCAGCGTCAAAGACGATTGAGAGGCTGGGAGCTTGTTCGTCTCTCCTGCAACCCGCGACTCCTgtggtgctggtgctggtgctggtAGTGCTGGTGGTGTCCGTTCTGTTGATGGAGCTGGTGGTCGTCGTTGTCCTGCTGTTGCTGCTGGTCATGTAGCCGTTGCTGGTGATGCTGGTTGTGGTGCTGGTGGTAGGTGCCCTCCGCACCGGTCAGGTCCTTGACCTCACTGTTGCAGCGagtggtggaggtggaggtcCCGAACTCACCCATGGCCAGCTGCAGCTTCTCCCGCCGACGACCATCTCCGCCGCGCCGCCTGAGGAAGATGCGAGCGAAGATGTCGCGGAACTGCTTGCCAATGGCGCAGTAGGCCACGAAGTTGACGCCCGAGTTGAGCAGGACCATGGTGTCGGCCACAGACACGAAGTGCGCGCAGGCCGCGGAACACTCGCTGAACGCGTCCTTGCCTCGCACGATGATGAGCGCCACGGCGGGGAACAGCTCGCACACGAAGAAGATGACGGTGATGGCGATGACCATCCCCGTCAGCCGTCCCTCCCTCGCTGACCGCTTGCTGGAGGTGGCGGTGGAGGCGGAGGTGGTGGAGGCCTGGAGGGAGGTCTTGCTGGCCTGCAGGGCTCGGATCATCAGCACGTTGAAGACGACGATCAGCAGGAAGGGCAGCAGGAACTCGCACGCCAGGTTAATCCACACCACGAACCAGTAGTTGTAGAACTGGCTCTCGCCCAGCGCCGTGCGGTGGAAGACGATGCGCGAGGTGTTGGTGGCGGGGTCCGGCACGTGGTCGTAGGTGTAGGCCAGGTAGAGCGGCACGTGGAAGAGCAGTGACCACAGCAGGATGACCAGCACTGCCCGCCTGGCCCACGTCTTGGTGCAGACTGTGGACGCCAGCAGGGGCCTGGCCACGGCGATGAAACGCTCCAAGGTGATGAGCACCGTCATCATGGTAGTGCAGGTCTGCGCGATGTGCGGGAGCGGGTACATCACCACGTAGATGGGCCTGATGAAGTCACGGTACGAGTCCGACAGCAGCTGGGCCTGGCTCAGCGTGGCTAAGGTCTCCAGCATCATCTCGGACAGCAGCAGCAAGCAGTCCACCACCTCGAGACAGATCAGCAGAAACGGGGCGCACGACTTCTGGCGGAAATTGGCCAGGACCACGATTGAGATGGAGTTGCACAACAACCCGAAAGCCGCAATGGCTGTTCCGCCGATAGCGTACACCCCCACTCTCGTGGCCCAGATCTCGTCCGGGATGGGGTTCGGCGAGGTGGAGTTAGAGGCGTTTATTGCTGACATGTTGGCGTGGTAGTC
Encoded proteins:
- the LOC138977378 gene encoding FMRFamide receptor-like, with amino-acid sequence MFFSAWRVGIFLEDYHANMSAINASNSTSPNPIPDEIWATRVGVYAIGGTAIAAFGLLCNSISIVVLANFRQKSCAPFLLICLEVVDCLLLLSEMMLETLATLSQAQLLSDSYRDFIRPIYVVMYPLPHIAQTCTTMMTVLITLERFIAVARPLLASTVCTKTWARRAVLVILLWSLLFHVPLYLAYTYDHVPDPATNTSRIVFHRTALGESQFYNYWFVVWINLACEFLLPFLLIVVFNVLMIRALQASKTSLQASTTSASTATSSKRSAREGRLTGMVIAITVIFFVCELFPAVALIIVRGKDAFSECSAACAHFVSVADTMVLLNSGVNFVAYCAIGKQFRDIFARIFLRRRGGDGRRREKLQLAMGEFGTSTSTTRCNSEVKDLTGAEGTYHQHHNQHHQQRLHDQQQQQDNDDHQLHQQNGHHQHYQHQHQHHRSRGLQERRTSSQPLNRL